AAGCGCAAAGCGCCTTCAGGCCGGCAGTGCCAGGCCGCCGGCGAGAAGCTCGGCCAGATCGCGCGCCGGCCGGTCGGCCTCCCGGCCGAGCCGGATGGCGAAGCTGGCGACCGGCACCGGCGGCAGGCCAAGCTCGCGCGGCGCCTCGACGATGCCTGAATGGGCAAAGCGCTGTGTGCGCAGGGTCAGCGCGATGCCGGCATTGACCGCGGTGCGCAGGCCGGCAAGGCTAGCGCTGCCGGCGGCGATGCGATAGCGCCGGTGGGCGGCGTCGAGCGTATTGAGCGCGGCCTCCCTGAAGCCGCAATAGGGGTCGAGCAGCGCCAGCGGCACCGCCTCCTGCCGGGTCGCCAAGCCTTTTTCCGAGCAGAGCCACAGCATCGACTCGCTGATCAACGCCACTTCATCCGGCGATGGGGCATGGCGCATGGTGATCCCGAGGTCGAGCTGGCCTGCCTGCAACGCCGACCCGAGCTCCAGGGAGCGGCCGACGCGCAGCTCGATCCTGACTCGCGGGTGGCTGGCGGCAAAGGCCCTGAGCAGCTCCGGCAAGCCGTGATCGGCAAAGTCCTGCGTCGTGCCGATGGCGATGCGGCCGCCGGCTCGCGCCCCTTTCAGCGCCAGCCAGGCCTCGGTGTGGACGGCAAGGATACGCCGCGCATGGCCGACAAGGTCTTCGCCGGCCGGCGTCAGGCCGCGCCCCCTGCCCTGCACGACGAGCAGCGGCTCGCCGACGATTTCTTCCAGTCGCTGCATCTGCGCCGTCACCGCGGACGGCGAACGGCCGACAGCGGACGCCGCCCTGGCCAGCGAGCCGCCATCGACGAAGGCGAGGAAGGTTTTGAGCAGATCGGGATCGAGCGTTTCCATACTTCGATATTACCGAAGTATATATCCAAAACAATTCGATTTTGTTGATACGTAGATAGTGGCATGGTCCTTCCATCGAATGCGCGACGCCAAAATCCGAAGGAGAGAAAAATGCCGATCATCAATGTCAGCGTCACCGGCAAGCCGGACGCAAAGCTTTCCGCCGCAATCGCGAAGGACATCACCGGGATTACGGCCACGCATCTGCGCAAGGACCCGACCATCACCGCGGTCGCGGTCAACTACATCGACCCGCAGCACTGGTTCGCCGGCGGCAAGTCACTCGCCGAGCATGGGACCAGCACTTTCTGGCTCGACATCAAGGTGGTCGACGGCACCAACACCAAGCTGGAGCTCGAAGCCTATCTCAAGGCGATCTTCGACGCCTTCGGCCGCCTGCTCGGCGGCGTGCATGAGGAAAGCTACGCGCTGGTGCACGAGGTGCCGGCGGCGGCCTACGGCTATGGCGGCAAGAGCCAAGAGTTCCGGTTCATCAGCGCGAGGCTGAAGGCGGCGTGAAGGGCACGCCTCCCCCTTCTCCCCCTGTGGGAGAAGGTGGCCGAGCGAAGCTCGGTCGGATGAGGGGTGTTGGACGGAGTGAGACGTCGCAAGTTTAAGTACCTAAAAGCATTTGACTTTCCGGTGCCTCATTTCTTCCAGCACCCCTCATCCGTCTCGGCGCTGCGCGCCGATCCACCTTCTCCCACAAGGGGAGAAGGGGACGCCGCGCCACCTCCACATTGACCTTCCCCCCACTTCCGCTACCCTCTGTCGTCGAAGCGGTCGCCAAGAGCCGCGCCCTGGAGGACGTTGGGAGAGAGCGGCATGATCCTGACATTGGCGCTGCTTGCCGGCCTTGTCTTCGCCTGGCTTTTGATCGGCGTGATCGAGACGTTCCGGCTCGACCTGCGCTTCACCCAGGCGCTGCTCTACGTGCCGTTCAAGCTTGCTTACCGCATTGCCGACGATCGCATCCGCATCGCCCGCAATGCGCGGACGCCGGTCATCTATGTCGTCTCGCACCAGTCGCGGATCGAGCCGGCGCTGATGCTATCGCTGCTTCCGGACGACACGCTGCACATTCTGGACGACGCCTCGGCGCGCTCGCCATGGCTGGAGCCGTGGCGCGAGCTTGGCCGCACCATCGCCTTCAACGCCGAGCATGTCTTCGTCAGCCGCCGGCTGGTGCGCGTGCTCAAAGGCAAGGGCCGGCTTGCCGTCTATCTGCCAGACACGGTCGAGCCCGACACCAAGTCGTTCCGGCTGTTCCGCGCCATCACCCGCATCGCCATGCAGGCGGACGCCCGCATCGTGCCGATCTTCGTCGCCGGTTCGCGCGATCTGCCTGTGTCGCTGACGCCGAAGGACAAGGCGCCGCGCCACTGGTTCCCGCGCCTGTCGCTCAGCGCGCTGGAACCGATGACCATCGCCGAGCTGGTGGCCCGCAATCCCGACATGGCCTCCAACACCAACGCGCTGTTCGACCGTTTCGCCGAAGCGCGGCTCTACGGCACCAATCTCGACCGCGGCTTGTTCCTCGGCATGCGCGATGCGGCGGATCGCGTCGGCGCCTCGCATCCGATCATCGAGGACGTCATCTCGGGCGCGCTCAGCTATCGCAAGATGTTCATCGGCGCGCGTGTGCTAGGCCGCCGCTTCGAGGCGGTGACGGCGCCCGGCGAGGCGGTCGGCCTGCTCTTGCCCAACGCCAATGGCGTTGTGCTGTCCTTCGTCGGATTGGTGTCGGCAGCCAGAGTCGCCGCGATGATCAACTACACCGCCGGCCCGGCGAGCGTGACGGCGGCGATCCGCACCGCGGTGATCCGTACCGTGGTCTCGTCCCGCGCGTTCATCGAAAAGGCCGGCATCGACGACATCATCGCCGCCGTAGAGGCAGGCGGCGCGAAGATGCTCTGGCTTGAGGACGTGCGCGAAAGCGTGACGACATTGGACAAGGTCGCGGCGGCGCTGTTCTGGCGCGTTCCGCTGCAGCGGCAGCAGGCGTCGAAACCGGCCGTGATCCTGTTCACCTCGGGCTCGGAAGGCACGCCGAAGGCGGTGGTGCTGTCGCACCGCAATCTTTACGCCAACGCCATGCAGGCCGAGGCGCGCGTCACGATCTCGCCGTCCGACATCCTGCTCAACGTGCTGCCGGTGTTCCACTCCTTCGGGCTGACCGGCGGCACGATCCTGCCGCTGGTGACCGGGGTGAAACTGTTCCTCTATCCCTCGCCGCTGCACTACAAGATCATTCCGGAGATCGCGCGCAAGGTGAAGCCGACCGTCATGTTCGGCACCGACACTTTCCTTGCCAACTATGCCCGCACCGCCAAGGACGGCGACTTCTCCAGCCTGCGCTTCGTGGTGGCCGGCGCAGAGGCGGTGAAGCCGGAGACGCGCCGCACCTACCGCGACCGCTTCCAGGCTTCGATCATCGAGGGCTTCGGGCTGACCGAGGCGGCGCCTGTGGTGGCGGTGAACACCGCTATACACAATCGCGACGGCACGGTCGGGCGGCTGCTGCCGGCGATCCGCATGAAGCTCGAGCCGGTCGAGGGCATCAGCGACGCCGGCCGGCTGTGGCTCGACGGGCCGAACATGATGATGGGTTACATGACCGCCGACCGCCCCGGCGAATTACAACCACTCGAAGGCTGGCACGACAGCGGCGACATCGTCTCGGTCGACCGCGACGGCTTCATCACCATTCGCGGGCGGGCAAAGCGCTTCGCCAAGATCGCCGGCGAGATGGTGTCGCTCGGCGCCGTCGAGATGCTGGTGCAGTCGCTGTGGCCTGAGGAGCGCCACGCGGCGGTGGCGGTGCCCGACAAGCGGCGCGGCGAACGCATCGTGCTGGTCACCACGGCCGACCACGCCAGCGCGGAGGAGCTGCGTCAGTTCGGCAAGAAGGCGGGCGCGGCGGAGCTGATGGTGCCGAACGACATCATCAAGGTGGAAGAAATCCCGGTGCTGGGTTCCGGCAAGACGGATTATGTTTCGGCGCGCAAGCTGGCGATCGACCGGCTGGGGTTGGGTGTGGCGGCGTAGGTTGGTTCGTCATCCTAGGGTCTGCGCTCCGCTTCGCGTCGCTCCGCCCTAGGATTGACGAGGATGCTACCCGATGTCCGAAGGCGGAACCTTCTCCCCTTCGCGCATGGCCCGCTTCGAATAGGCGCGGACCGAGAACGGCAGGAACAGGAGATAGCCGGCGACCGACGCTGTCAGCGTGTACCAGGGATAGGCCATCAGCAGCAGGATGTAGAGCACGACGCCGAGGATCACCGGCAGCACCCTGTCGCCCGGCACCTTGACGCTCTTGCCCGAATAGACCGGCAGCCGGCTGACCAAGAGGAAAGCGACGAGCACGGTGAAGCCGGTGGCGACAAAGGCCGCGGGCCGGCTGGGCTCCAGGCCGAGCCGCAGGAAATAGAGATAGAGAGGCAACATGACGAGAACCGCGCCGGCCGGCGCCGGGACGCCGACGAAATATTCAGTCTGCCACGCCGGCTGGTCGGTGTCGTCGGCAAGCACGTTGAAGCGGGCGAGCCGCATGCCGCAGGCGATGGTGAAGAGGAGCGCCGCGATCCAGCCCGGCGAGCCGGCGCGATCGAGCAGGAAGGCATAGAGCACCAGCGCCGGCGCCACGCCGAAATTGACGATATCGGCCAGCGAATCCATCTGCGCGCCGAATTTCGAGGTCGCCTTCAACATGCGGGCGAGACGCCCGTCGATGCCGTCGAGGAAGGCGGCGAGCAGCACCATGACCACGGCCGGCTCGAAGCGGTCCTCGAAGGCGAAGCGGATGCCGGACAAGCCTGCGCAGATGGCAAGCACGGTCACCAGATTGGGCAGCACCATGCGCATCGGAATCTCGCGGATGCGCGGGCCGCCGCTGGCGTGGGCTTCGAATTTCTTGAAGGGCGCGCCCACCGTTCAGGAAACCCTGACCAACGGCGTCACGGCGATGCCGCCGAATTCGGCAAGCACGGTCTCGCCACCCACCGCCGTCTGGCCGACGGCGACGCGCGGCACGGCGTTCACCGGCAGGAAGACGTCGACGCGCGAGCCGAAGCGGATCAGCCCGAAACGCTCGCCAGTGCCGATAGAGCCGCCCTGCTCGGCCCAGCAGACGATGCGGCGCGCCACCAGTCCGGCGATCTGCACGGCGGCGATCGTGCCGTTGGGGCTGTCGATGACCAGACCGTTGCGTTCGTTTTCCGAGCTTGCCTTGTCGAGCTCGGCATTGAGGAATTTGCCGGGACGATGCTCGATGCGCGTGATCCTGCCGCGGACCGGCGCGCGGTTGATGTGGCAGGAAAAGACATTCATGAACACCGAGATGCGGGTCATCTCGCTGGAACCCAGGCCAAGCTCGCTCGGCGGCACGGCCGGGCCGACCGCCGAGATCACGCCGTCGGCCGGGCTCACCACCAGCCGGTCGTCGACCGGCGTGACGCGCTCGGGATCACGGTAGAAATAGATGCACCAACCGGTGAGGATCAGCCCGACCCAGAACAGGATCGAGGAGAAATAGCCGAGGAACAACGTGGCCGCGCCGAAGGCGGCGATGAAGGGATAGCCCTCGCGATGGATCGGAACGAACGTATTCTTGATCGTATCGAGAAGCGTCATAAGGCTGGGGCGGTCCCTGTTTCAGGTCCGGCCTCAATAGCCGAAAGCCCCCCTCCCCGCAACGCAACAATGGGGAGATGGGATGGTCGGCTTGAGGCAGATACTGCGAAACGTGAGCAGGAACCTACGCTGCGGCGGCGGAGCGATGAAAGTGCTCGTTGAGTTCAAGCATAGCAGCCTCGGCGAGCCTTTCATCATCCTTGCCACGCAAGAGCACACCGCCATTCGGCGAAGACAGGAAAAGGAAGGCCCGGCCAGACGCCAGCACCACCCAATTCACGACTGGCCCTTCCGCCGTTTGCACCACCGAGTTCGCTGAAACAATGGCATCCGCAGGGTCGAACCCGGCTTTGCGCAACAGCAAGTCGACGGCGACTGGAGCATGGTACTGCTCGGCCAATTCAATGACCGTGTTGACCTCCGTCGCTTCGGCACGTCCAAGCTGGACACCGACTCGCGGCGCGTTGGCCGCGAATGGGTTCTCACCCGGGCGTATGGTGGGAGGGTCTTCAGGGGCGATATGTTCATGAACGGCGACGCGTGTCTTTGTTGCGGCGCATAGCCGAAGCTCTTTGGCACTGGTGCGCAGTTGGAAGACCATCTGCTTTTCGCCTTCGACATCCAGCATCCTTGCCATACCAAACGCCAGTTTGATTTCCGATGGAGATATCTTTGCGCAGGCGAGACCGGCGCCGACCTCGCGCTCGCTCAACATCTGGCGCACCAGTTTGCCGACAGACTCGTGAAGAAGCCTGCCTTCCCGCTGGGGGTTGGACAGCACTAGTCGATCGATTGCGTCGTCGTAGTCGTCATCATCGACAATTTGCAGATCGGGCCAAGAAGTGATCCAGCGCGCGAGCAAACTGTCCAGCGGCGCGGCTTCGTCTGCTTCGTAGAACGCATCATCGAGCGTATCAAGGAAATCGTCGCGACCACCTTCGAAGCCTGTTTGCGTCGCCGCTTTGTCGGGATGTTTGGCAACCCAAGCTGACATTTTTTCCAAAGTCGCCAACTGCCCCTTTGCCCCGCAAGCGTTGAGTCCAGCTCTGGCGTTGGCAATCATGGTGTCGATTTCCCTGGCGGCATTGTGAATGAACTGACTATGGCCGCCGTTCTTTACTTCAGAGGAATACCAATCCGTGTGAAAGACCTGCATCGCCTTAGGGTTGATCTCCGGATAACGATAGAGCCCTTTGGAAATCATCGTCACGGCGAATTGCATGACTGCTAAGACTAGGTCAAAAGGCCTCTCACTGGCCTTCTCGACCTTCGAACGAGACACTGTAATCAGAGGTACGGGCAGGTCGACTCCTTTGTTTTGGGAAACGGGCGGTGTCTTCTCGGACGCCCCCTTGGACTTGCGCGAGAAAAAGCCAAACATCGAATGTTTCCGTAGTTCAAAGACCGGTTTTTATTCTGCCCAGACAATATCAGTTGTCGTTGAGGATAAAACCCCCAGCTCATCTGCCGGGATAGAGTGGGCGACGCCCGCGCCAGACAGGCGCTGGGCGTCGTAGCGCTAAATGAGCCTTACACCTCCGGCACGCGCTGATAGTTGGCGATGTCGGCCTTGACACCGAGGCGGGCGATCGTTTCCTGCGGGCTGAAGGCGATGCGCTCGTGGGCGGCCTTGACGATCGGCACCACCTTGTCGACCGCGGCCTGGCTTTCCCATTCGACCATGGTGACGATGTTGAATTCGCCCGGGCCGGAAAACTGCTCGAGCAGGAAGTCCTGCACGAAGCCCTCCTGCTGGCGCAGCAATTCATGCGTCATGAAGACCTTGCTCAGGATTTCGTCGCGCGCCGACGCCGGGACGACGAACTTGTCGACCCGAAAGACGCTGCCATCGCGTTGATTCTTATTGCTCATTTCGATCTGTCTCCGTTCTTGGAAGGCTTGCTTCGCAGGGGCTCGGAGACGGTTTGCAAGCTCAAGCTAGGTTGAGGTCAAGGGGAATTTGTCCTTCCCTTCTCCCCTTGTGGGAGAAGGTGGATCGGCGCGAAGCGCCGAGACGGATGAGGGGTGTTCCAGGGAACGCCAGCGTCTCACTCCGCTGGAACACCCCTCATCCGGCCGCTTCGCGGCCACCTTCTCACACAGGGGGAGAAGGAGAAGCCTCAGCTCACCTCCGACGTCCTCCGCCGCACAATAACCCCCAGCTCGTCGCTTTCGCGGGCGATGCGCAGGCGCTCCTCGGCTTCGGTGGCCTCGCGCTGGCGGTCCCACATCGAGGCGTAGAGGCCGTGCCTGGCGAGCAGCGCCGCATGGGTGCCGCGCTCGGCGATCTGGCCATCCTTGAGCACGATGATCTCGTCGGCCGAGATCACCGTCGACAGGCGGTGGGCGATGACGATGGTGGTGCGGCCCTTGCTGACGAGGTCGAGCGCCGCCTGGATCTCCTGCTCGGTCTGGGTGTCGAGCGCCGAGGTCGCCTCGTCGAGCATCAGGATCGGCGGGGCTTTCAGGATGGTGCGGGCGATCGCGACGCGCTGCTTCTCGCCGCCCGACAGCTTCAGGCCGCGCTCGCCGACCATCGAGCGATAACCTTCGGGCAGCTTGGCGATGAACGGCCCGATCTGGGCGAGCTCGGCGGCCTTGCGCACCTCCTCCTCGCTGGCGCCGACCCGGCCGTAGCGGATATTGTAGGCGATGGTGTCGTTGAAGAGCACCGTGTCCTGCGGCACCATGCCGAGCACGGCGCGCAGGCTTTCCTGCGTGACATCGCGGATGTCCTGGCCGTCGATCAGCACCTGGCCGCCCTGGACGTCGTAGAAACGGAAGAGCAGTCTGGAGATGGTCGACTTGCCGGCGCCCGAAGGACCGACGATCGCCACCGTCTTGCCCGCCGGCACCTCGAAGGAGACGC
The window above is part of the Mesorhizobium sp. WSM4904 genome. Proteins encoded here:
- a CDS encoding LysR substrate-binding domain-containing protein — translated: METLDPDLLKTFLAFVDGGSLARAASAVGRSPSAVTAQMQRLEEIVGEPLLVVQGRGRGLTPAGEDLVGHARRILAVHTEAWLALKGARAGGRIAIGTTQDFADHGLPELLRAFAASHPRVRIELRVGRSLELGSALQAGQLDLGITMRHAPSPDEVALISESMLWLCSEKGLATRQEAVPLALLDPYCGFREAALNTLDAAHRRYRIAAGSASLAGLRTAVNAGIALTLRTQRFAHSGIVEAPRELGLPPVPVASFAIRLGREADRPARDLAELLAGGLALPA
- a CDS encoding phosphatidylserine decarboxylase; translated protein: MTLLDTIKNTFVPIHREGYPFIAAFGAATLFLGYFSSILFWVGLILTGWCIYFYRDPERVTPVDDRLVVSPADGVISAVGPAVPPSELGLGSSEMTRISVFMNVFSCHINRAPVRGRITRIEHRPGKFLNAELDKASSENERNGLVIDSPNGTIAAVQIAGLVARRIVCWAEQGGSIGTGERFGLIRFGSRVDVFLPVNAVPRVAVGQTAVGGETVLAEFGGIAVTPLVRVS
- a CDS encoding 4-oxalocrotonate tautomerase family protein; the encoded protein is MPIINVSVTGKPDAKLSAAIAKDITGITATHLRKDPTITAVAVNYIDPQHWFAGGKSLAEHGTSTFWLDIKVVDGTNTKLELEAYLKAIFDAFGRLLGGVHEESYALVHEVPAAAYGYGGKSQEFRFISARLKAA
- a CDS encoding antibiotic biosynthesis monooxygenase, with translation MSNKNQRDGSVFRVDKFVVPASARDEILSKVFMTHELLRQQEGFVQDFLLEQFSGPGEFNIVTMVEWESQAAVDKVVPIVKAAHERIAFSPQETIARLGVKADIANYQRVPEV
- a CDS encoding AMP-binding protein; this encodes MILTLALLAGLVFAWLLIGVIETFRLDLRFTQALLYVPFKLAYRIADDRIRIARNARTPVIYVVSHQSRIEPALMLSLLPDDTLHILDDASARSPWLEPWRELGRTIAFNAEHVFVSRRLVRVLKGKGRLAVYLPDTVEPDTKSFRLFRAITRIAMQADARIVPIFVAGSRDLPVSLTPKDKAPRHWFPRLSLSALEPMTIAELVARNPDMASNTNALFDRFAEARLYGTNLDRGLFLGMRDAADRVGASHPIIEDVISGALSYRKMFIGARVLGRRFEAVTAPGEAVGLLLPNANGVVLSFVGLVSAARVAAMINYTAGPASVTAAIRTAVIRTVVSSRAFIEKAGIDDIIAAVEAGGAKMLWLEDVRESVTTLDKVAAALFWRVPLQRQQASKPAVILFTSGSEGTPKAVVLSHRNLYANAMQAEARVTISPSDILLNVLPVFHSFGLTGGTILPLVTGVKLFLYPSPLHYKIIPEIARKVKPTVMFGTDTFLANYARTAKDGDFSSLRFVVAGAEAVKPETRRTYRDRFQASIIEGFGLTEAAPVVAVNTAIHNRDGTVGRLLPAIRMKLEPVEGISDAGRLWLDGPNMMMGYMTADRPGELQPLEGWHDSGDIVSVDRDGFITIRGRAKRFAKIAGEMVSLGAVEMLVQSLWPEERHAAVAVPDKRRGERIVLVTTADHASAEELRQFGKKAGAAELMVPNDIIKVEEIPVLGSGKTDYVSARKLAIDRLGLGVAA
- a CDS encoding phosphatidylcholine/phosphatidylserine synthase, with the translated sequence MVLPNLVTVLAICAGLSGIRFAFEDRFEPAVVMVLLAAFLDGIDGRLARMLKATSKFGAQMDSLADIVNFGVAPALVLYAFLLDRAGSPGWIAALLFTIACGMRLARFNVLADDTDQPAWQTEYFVGVPAPAGAVLVMLPLYLYFLRLGLEPSRPAAFVATGFTVLVAFLLVSRLPVYSGKSVKVPGDRVLPVILGVVLYILLLMAYPWYTLTASVAGYLLFLPFSVRAYSKRAMREGEKVPPSDIG
- a CDS encoding DUF4375 domain-containing protein, which translates into the protein MFGFFSRKSKGASEKTPPVSQNKGVDLPVPLITVSRSKVEKASERPFDLVLAVMQFAVTMISKGLYRYPEINPKAMQVFHTDWYSSEVKNGGHSQFIHNAAREIDTMIANARAGLNACGAKGQLATLEKMSAWVAKHPDKAATQTGFEGGRDDFLDTLDDAFYEADEAAPLDSLLARWITSWPDLQIVDDDDYDDAIDRLVLSNPQREGRLLHESVGKLVRQMLSEREVGAGLACAKISPSEIKLAFGMARMLDVEGEKQMVFQLRTSAKELRLCAATKTRVAVHEHIAPEDPPTIRPGENPFAANAPRVGVQLGRAEATEVNTVIELAEQYHAPVAVDLLLRKAGFDPADAIVSANSVVQTAEGPVVNWVVLASGRAFLFLSSPNGGVLLRGKDDERLAEAAMLELNEHFHRSAAAA